A part of Brassica rapa cultivar Chiifu-401-42 chromosome A05, CAAS_Brap_v3.01, whole genome shotgun sequence genomic DNA contains:
- the LOC103849500 gene encoding uncharacterized protein LOC103849500 yields MEDSRRGSSSTPQSRRIMVIADPTRESAAALQYALSHAVLEQDELILVHVENNGGSWKNAFSSFLRLPSSSSSSNTSGSSPGAANFNPSTANSASSLASEIGQGEGNFLEQMRRICEVAQPKVPVHTECITMEGIKAAAILLHGEKLGVDVIIIGQRRTISSSLLGSRRPGGSLRGSKGVDTAEYLIENSKCTCVGVQKKGQNGGYVLNTKTHKNFWLLA; encoded by the exons ATGGAAGACAGTCGCAGAGGATCATCTTCAACACCACAATCTCGAAGAATCATGGTGATTGCCGACCCAACCCGTGAATCCGCAGCTGCTCTTCAATACGCTCTTTCACATGCCGTGCTTGAGCAAGACGAGCTTATCCTCGTCCATGTTGAAAACAATGGTGGCTCATGGAAAAATGCTTTCTCCAGTTTTTTGAGATTACCAAGCTCCAGCTCCTCCTCAAACACCAGCGGGTCTTCACCAGGAGCTGctaattttaatcctagcacAGCAAACTCGGCTTCATCTTTGGCCTCAGAAATTGGTCAGGGAGAAGGAAATTTTCTTGAACAGATGAGACGTATATGTGAAGTCGCTCAGCCAAAGGTGCCTGTGCACACCGAGTGTATAACCATGGAAGGCATCAAAGCTGCAGCTATTCTTCTTCACGGAGAGAAACTTGGGGTTGATGTTATAATCATTGGTCAGCGGAGGACAATCTCATCCTCCCTTCTAGG ATCTAGGCGACCTGGAGGGTCTCTAAGAGGGTCAAAAGGAGTAGACACAGCGGAATATCTAATCGAGAATAGCAAATGCACATGTGTTGGTGTGCAGAAGAAAGGTCAAAATGGAGGGTATGTTCTAAACACCAAGACCCACAAGAACTTTTGGCTCTTGGCGTGA